The genomic window CAGTGACCATGGCACTgggaacagcatggaaacagatgtctTGGCTTTACTACCAGTATCTGTTGATTACTGCACTCTACATGTTAGAACCCTGGGAAAGAACCATATTCAGTATCCTTgtaaagtgtgtgtgcgtgtgtcattttaaaaaaatttgttatTTGAGTATGGTTGTCTGAGTTCACCATTCATGCAAATGATGCTAGACAACACTTATTGTAAAGTTTAGAAATGACTGGTAAGTTTGTACAAAATGTCTGCTTTACGCTGAAAGCAAATATAATCATAaaaacatagaatccctgcagtagggaaacaggctattcagcccatcaag from Stegostoma tigrinum isolate sSteTig4 chromosome 10, sSteTig4.hap1, whole genome shotgun sequence includes these protein-coding regions:
- the sptssa gene encoding serine palmitoyltransferase small subunit A, with amino-acid sequence MALGTAWKQMSWLYYQYLLITALYMLEPWERTIFNSLLISIVGMAVYTGYVFMPQHIMAILHYFEIVQ